TTCGGCGGCGGCTACGTCGAGTACCAGTTTCCGAACAATATTCCGGTAGGGGCGGAGATCCAGGAACTCGAACTCAGCATGGAAGTGTGCAGCGAAGCGCCCCAGTATGCGCTGGACTGGCCGTCGGACATCACCGTGTGGATCAATGATCAGGAGATCGGCACGTGGACGAGTCCAGCGGACTTTGGTGGCGTCCGCACGTCCCTCACACCCGACTGGTGGATCACCGACCAGACGACGTACGGCCTGCTGAAGCGCTGGCGGGTCGATCAGCAGCGCTCATACATCGACGGACAGGCCCTCCTCGACACCAACATCGAGACCTTGAAGCTTCGGGGGCGCAACTACATCAAGGTGCGCATCGGCATCAAGGACGACGCGCGCCACAAGGGCGGCGTGAACCTCTTTGGTCGCAAGTTCGGCAATTACCCGCAGGACATCGTGATGCATCTGCGCTATCAGTTTGATGACAATGCGCGCCACTACAAGCTCCAGTGACCTTCCCAATCGTGGATGGACTCACGGTTGCCGGGCATCGTGCGACTGAGCAGGAGCTGATGGCTGATCACCAACCGCACCTGTTCACCGTCAGAAAAGGATAACCCGATCGGAAGCAACTCGATGTCGACATCGACGATCTGGAGGACGGAGCGGCTCCATGCGGTCAGCTGTGTGCGCCGGCACTTTTGTGGATACTTAACAATGTTTCATGCGGTTTTTTGACACGCTGCAGAAGCTGATGGTGCTCACATCGCGTACGATCATCGCCCCATTCAATCCGTATGAGGCCTTCCATCAACGGGTGTGGTGCTGCGACGAACACGGACAGTGTGTCTAGGCCAACACCTTCATGGCGATGGTGACCGGGCGAACGACGGACGCGCTGCTCGGAGACGGCTACTTGAAGGCGGTGCATCCGGATGATCAGGCCCGGGTGCGGACACTCCTGCCCATTGGACGTCCCATGAGCCCGTGGAGTATGAATTTCGTCTGCTACAGGCAACCGGCGAGTACCATGCGGTCTGTGGCCGCAGTCAAGCGGTGCGCTCCGAGACCGGGCGGCGGCTCCACTGGGTGTCGACATGCCATGACATCGACGCCCTGAAGCGTTCAGAACACCACCGAGCCCGGCAATCCGAGCTGACTGGCCGGCTGCTCAAACGTACGCAGGCCCTGGCCAGCGCCACCGATCTTCCGGCTGGCCGGAGCCCACGGCTCCACCGAGGAGGAAAAATCCTCGATTTAAACCGTGACCGTCGATGCAGACCTGCCGGCTGCTCAGGCCCTGCGAACCGGCACGCCGCTGTGGCTTGCCGATCACGCGGCAGCGCGATACCCACGGATGCAGCAGATGGTGGAAGCGTATCAGTTGCAGGCCCTTGCCTGCTTGCCGTTGTCCCGGTCGAATCGGCTGTTCGGTGTGCTGGTGCTGGACTTCACCGTCCCGCAGACCTTCGATTCAGATCTGCGCGCCCTGCTGCTCAGTGCGGCCGAGGAGACCGGACAGGCGCTGGGGCGCACCGGCGTGCTGAGTGCCCGGCGCCGACCAGGCCCAGTTGGTGCGCGTGACGCAACAGCTGAGCCGATACACTGATGGGCGTGACATCAGCACCTTCCACCCTCCTGAGACGCTGCAGACGGCGCGAACCGGTGGTCTTTCTGGGTGACCCCGTATGAAGCCGCGCCAAGTCACCTTCGTGTTGGAAGAAAGTACGGACGGCGGACACCACTGGACGCTGATCGATCCAGGCAGTCCGAAGATCGCGCGCCTGCGCGACCTGCGGGCACAGCGGCTGAAGGCTGCCTTGCCCGGCACCGCGCTGAGAATCGTCAAACGCTGGTGGGATCACGACACGCAAGCCCTGCGCTCCCGAACGAATTCCGAGAAAATTAAGCGCAGTCCAGCCCGGCGTGGACGACCGCCGAAGTCCAATGGACCCCATCCACACCCGCGAGCCGCGCGCCCTCAGCCTGCGCCCCTTCGCTTTCAGATCACCAGCGGCCCCACGACGAACCGTACACACCACGGAGATGGGTATGCCGAGAAAGCGGTCGCTCAAGCCGCGTTCGAGCAGTTGATGCAGACACTCCCACCCGGCACCTTGCTGCAGCTCACGGACCTTCGGGAACGGCCCAACGGCACCGTCCGAACATCCCGAATTCGGACGGTCCGGCTTCAGCAGCCCCAACCCGGCGCGACCACACGCTATGAAGTGCGCGAACGATACGACGGTCACGTCACACACCTCATCCCGGCACGCACGCTGGACGACGCCCTTCAGATCTTCCAAACGCAGCGTGACACCCTTCCTCTCGGCCATACCCTCCTGTTGGTGCGCCTTCACTACGCCCTCAGCGGGCACGTCTCCGAGGCACGGCTCCGCACATACCGACAGACCGTCATCCGAGAGAAAACCCAAGGCAGACGCACCCGCGTGCCCCCCGGCGACAGCCGCGCCCGTCACCTACTTTCAACGGACGACGGCGGCAGCTGACCTCCCACGCTCCGGAACATCTGGCTGTGAGAGCGGCGTCAGGGCATCTCCCGTACAGTGCAGAGGTGCCACATTCGCGTGTCCGTACAGACCCTCAGGACGTTCCGTCGACGAACACGGACGCCATCCGTCCTGACGTGGCGGCGGCCGCGTTCGATAGCACCGTCGCCCTGATTGTGGTGCTCGACCGCGCGGGCCAGATCGTTCGCTTCAATGCCGCGTGCGAACGCCTGAGTGGCTACCACGAACGCGACGTGCTCGGCCAGGTGCTGTGGCCCTTGGTGCTCGACCCGCCAACCGCCCACTGGGCCGCGGCCGCCTTCGCGAACCTGACGCCCGGGCAGCCGCTCAGCACCTACCAAAACGACTGGCTCACCGCCACCGGTGAGCACCGGCACATCATGTGGGAAACCACGTACCTGCTCGACGCTGCCGGAGACATTGACCTGGTCGTCGCGACTGGCATTGATCTGACCGAGGAACACCGGACACAGCACGAGCAGCAAGAAAGTGAAGCGCGGTTCCGAGCGCTGTTTGACCGGTCCGCGGACGGCGTCGTGCTCATCGACCCGCACGACCCACTGATTCCCTGGCGAATTGTGGACTGCAATGCGGCATTCGCTCGTATGAACGGCTACCCACCCGAGCGCCTGATCGGTCATTCCATCGATCTGCTCCACGAAACCCCCCTGATGGCCACCCAAGGCCCCCAGCTGCTCACCTGGATCCGCACGCAAGGCGAACACGCGCGCGGCGAAGGCACCCACCGGCATGCGGATGGTCGGGTGTTCCCCATTGAGAGCAGCTCCTGCGTGATTACGCTGGGTGGGCGTGAACTGGTCCTGGGGATCGACCGGGACATCTCCGAACGAAAACACGCCCAGGCGCAGCTTCAGGCTCTGAATGAGCGCCTGGCGCACGACGCGTCCCATGACGTCTTGACTGGCCTTCCCAACCGGGCGATGCTGCTGGAGCGGCTCGACACGGAATTGCGGCGGGCCGCCCGCAGCGAAACGGCGGTTGCGGTGATGTTTGTGGATCTGGATGGGTTCAAACACGTGAACGATACGCTGGGGCACGCGGCGGGCGACACGGTGCTGCGGACCGTGGCTACGCGGCTGCAGTGCCTGTTGCGGCCCAGTGATACGGTCGCGCGGGTGGGGGGCGACGAGTTTGTGGTGGTGCTCCCTGACATGAACATGGCCCATGACGCCGCGCGCGTCGCGCAGCGGCTCCAGGCGGAGGTGAGTCGACCGATGCCGATTCAGGGGATGGACATCACCATCAACTGCAGTATCGGGATCAGTGTGTCTCCGCAGGACGGCCACGACGTGGACACGCTGCTGCGGCACGCGGACCTGGCGATGTATGACATCAAAAAAGCGGGCAAACACGCCGTGTGCTTCTACGAGCCCATCATGAATGCCGAGGCGCAGGCGCGTCTGCAGACCGAGACGCGCCTGCGCGCGGCCATCATGCGGCAGACACTGACGGTGCATTACCAGCCGCAGGTGGACGTGATCAGCGGACACTGGCTGGGCCTGGAAGCGCTGGCCCGCTGGACCGATGCGGACTTAGGAGTGGTGAGTCCTGACGAGTTCATTCCGGTTGCCGAGGAAACCGGGCTGATCATGCCACTGGGGGCGTGGGTGTTGAACGAGGCCTGTCGCCAGGCCGCCGCATGGACGCTCCGGGTGCCGATGGCGGTAAATGTCTCGCCTCTGCAGATCGTGCACCCAGAATTTGTCGACATTGTCGCCCAGGCGTTGGATCGGTACGGCATGTCGCCCCAGCTGTTGAAACTGGAGGTAACCGAACGCCTGGGCCTGCACGAGTCCGTCCTGGCCGCCGAGTCCATGGGCCGCCTGCGGTCGTTGGGTGTCACCTTGTCGCTGGACGACTTCGGCGCTGGGCAGTCTGCCGTGGCGTCGCTGCTGGAGTTGGCATTTCAGGAGGTGAAGCTGGACCGCTCCCTGCTGGCCAACGTGACCGACGATCCGGCGTCGTGGCAGGTGCTGGGCGCGCTGCTGGCCCTGGCGCGCGGCCTTAACCTGTCCGTGGTGATGGAGGGGGTGGAAACGCCGCTGCAGCTGCACGTGGTCCGCACGCTGGGCTGCACGGTGGCGCAGGGCTACCTGACGGGTTGCCCGAGCCCGCCGACGGAGATGGCGCAGTTGCTGGCGTTTGGTTCAGCAACGCGTCCCGCGAACTGACGGCACCCGCCAGCCTACACTGCAGAAGGCGTCGTCCGGTTGTGTTACCTTCATCGTGTTGGTGTCGGCTGACCCGCCGTCACCGACCCACAGCCCTCACGCCACCGATGTCCCATGACCATTATCCAGCATGCGATTTGGCGGTACCACCGTTTTCCTGTGAGTGATCGGGACGTTCAAGCATTGCTTCACCAGCGCGGCACAGAGGTCAGTCACGAGACGCTCCGCGAGGGGTGCATGAAATTCAGTTCCCTGTTCGCGGAAGAACGGCGCCACTGGGAACCCCGGCGGGGTTCCCGGTGGTCACTGGATAAGGTCTGTACCAGCGTCGATGGTGTTCGTCACTGGCTCTGGCGAGCTGAGGACCAGAACGGCTTCGTGCTCGACGTTCTCCTCCAAAGACACCGAGACACGGAAGAGGCGAAGATCTTCCTGACTAACCTCTCGGGTGAATACGATGTCCCAGAAGTCCATTCATCCTGATCAGCTCAGCAGCGACAGAGTCGCCGTCCGGGAGATTCCAAGCTTGGTCAACGTCGACCATCAGCAGATCCTCTCGACGGCCCGCTGCAACAACATCGTTGAGCAGTCTCACCGTCCTACACCACGTTAAGAACGACAACAAGGATTCAAGCGGCGGAAACGCGCGCAGGACGTTCTACGCTTGCATGCACGTTTCGAGAACCTCCACCATGACACCAGCACGAGCGTTCCAGCCGTCACCCGGAGAATCAATCAGCGAACCGCTTTTCAAACGTGGTCAACCGTTGCGGCAGGGGTAGCCTGAAGTTCAGGCCCCTGCGCTCAGCAGGCCGTCAAACCAGTTCAGGCAACACAACCCGTCGTCCGCTTCAGCAGTGGTAGGGCTTGGCAGGGCGTTCCTAACGACTGAGCTGGAGGACGCCAGTCTCACGACGCAGCAGGTGTTTCCGCTGCTTGTTGGCGTACATGCAGGCGTCGGCCAGTTCCAGCAGGGCAGATTCAGTGCCTTCGTGGCTGTGGGCCATCCCGACGCTGACGCCCATCAGGCCTGCCACCTGTCGAGCAGCAAGAAATGCGCCATCTACCCTTCTCGCCGTACCTCCAACATCGCTTCGCGCAAGGGGAGCGCAACGCTGGACAACTTTTACGCGAGGTGCGCCAGCAGGGGTTTTCTGGCTCACGGAAACGGGTCGCGCACTGGATGCAGCTGCGCCGCACCATCCCAGCAAAGACCACGCCAGGCCCGTCTGTCGCGACAGCAGTGAAGTGCGGATCGATCCCACCGTCCAATCACACCGTGAGCGGTGCGTCAGAGCGGGCGTGGACGTTTCAGCACCTGATCTAGACCATGATCCGAGATCAGACCAAGCTCGACACGCAGGATCAACAGGTGCTCGCGGCTATCAACGCTCGTTCTGAGGTCGTGAGCTGTGCTCACGACCTCACTCAGGCCTTCACACGGTTAATGCGTGAACGACAGCCGCAGGCCCTCGAACCCTGGTTCCAGTCCGCGAAGACGTCTGGTTTGCCGGATTTTGTGACGTTCGCCCGCGGTCTTGAACGCGATGTTGTAGCGCTCAAGGCGGCCCTCCTGCTAAGGTGGTCAAATGGCCCCGTTGAGGGCATTTTCAACAACATCAAATTGATCAAACGCCAAGCGTATGGCCGAGCTTCATTTCAACTCCTGCGACAACGCGTCCTGATGGCCATGTGGCGAGCAATCATCAAAAATGACGGTGAACGGGTTCGGGGGTTCACTCCAGTACTTCGGCACCGACAGACCCCGACATGGACACCCTTGGCCGACACGCCCTCGGCATCAGATCCCTGTTTCCAGGGCATGGACGCGCCGTCACCCCCACGCTTATGGCCGCGGCCTCCCACGACCAAATCAGAAGGCACTTCGATGGACAGGGGCGGCACATTCACCGGTGCCTAGGTGCCGATCTTCCTGCCGAATTACCCCATTCCGCGCCCGCCAGCGAGGCGATGACCTCACACGCCCTGCAGCGAGCTTCCAGCAGGGCTGGTTGATCTGTCGACACGCAGCTGTTCACACCTCACTCCGTGGATAAGGGCAACATAAAGTCATCGCAAACAGCAATCCGCAATGATATCCGCATGACCCAGTTGCACGTCCTTATCATTGACGACGACGACGATATCGCCCGCCTCCTGCAGCTTGATCTCCAAGACGCTGGCTATCACACCAGCCGCGCCGACTCCGTTGTCAAAGGACTGATCTTGGCGCGTGAACATGCCCCAGATCTGCTGCTGCTGGATCTTGGCTTACCAGACGGTGACGGACGCGACGTCCTCACGCGGCTGCGGAAGAACAGTCAGGTGCCGATTATTGTGCTGACCGCCCGCGACGTCATTGAGGAAAAAGTAGAGTTGTTGACGCTTGGGGCGGATGATTACGTGGTCAAGCCCTTTCAGCTCCAAGAGTTGCTGGCACGCATCGCGGTGCAGTTTCGCCAGGAGGTGGAGGCGTCACTTCAGGTGAGCGGGTTAGAAGTGCGGCTTCAGCAGCGACTCGTGCTGTACGGGGGGCAGGAGTTGCCTTTAACGCCCACGGAATTTGAACTGTTGGCGTTGTTGATGCAGCAGCCCGGTCGGGTGTATTCACGCCAAGAGCTCATCGAGACCCTCCGGACAAAGGAGACGCTGCGCGAGAACAGCAACGTCATGGACGTGCACATGGCCAACCTCCGCAGCAAACTCCGCGACCACGGCGCGTACAGCTACCTGCGAACCGTACGGGGGTATGGATACGCCCTGCGAGGGCCACAGTCAATCGACCCGCTCTAACAGCCCCTTTAGCAGCATAGACAGGTCGCAGAACACGCCCTGCCGCGCGGACATGAGCGACGCAGCGCACACCAACACGAGCCTCTGCCCACACCACTGACAGGACCGGGACCGTGTTCAGACCACCGCGCTCGATGGCGATCTCACTGTGGTCGGCGTGAGCGCCTCTTAACGATGTCATCTTCCCTGTCCGTCAGACTGCCGTTTGTTGCAGCGACAGAAAGGAGGCGCCATGACCGAGCAGCAACAGTGGCAGGTGATCCAGCGGGCGATGGAACTGGGTCTGAACCGCGGGATCACCCAGAAGGCAAAGGACAGCGACACGATCCGCTTCGCCCAGCCCATCAACGGGCGGCAGCATCTGGCTGGCAGTCTCACCAGTGCTCGTTCCCAGCTGGAAGCCGCCAACCTGCAAGCCGAACTTATCCAGGCAGCAGCGGAGCTGGCCGACACCTTCGCTGCGCAAGCCACGCGCAGCACCGCCCGTCAAGCGGCCGTCATCCGCCACGCCAATCGACAAGCCCAGCTTGCGGCTGAACAGTGCGCCCAGGACGCGGCCATCCGCGCCGCTGACCGCGCACTCGACAACTTGTACGCCCAACTCGCGTCTGCCAGCGACGCGACCCTCGCCCGTGTGCAGGGGCTGCTGGTGACACGCCCGCAGCGGACCCGTTTCGCGCAGATTCGCGACTACGTCCTGGAGATCCGCCCTCGTCGAGGCTCCCCTACGCCGATTTCGACTGCCATTTCAGAGCGCTTCCTGAGTCCCGCGCACACGGCCCTAGACGTTGGCAGCTTCGTTGGCGAGGACGTCAGGATGGTGGTCACTGGCCATAGCTGCCCGCCGTTCTACCGCTCACCGCGGGTGATCGACGATGCGTATCTATTCGAGTTCGAGGGCGTGCTGATGCCGTCTGTGCACGACCGCCCCGCGACACACGCACGGCGCGTCGATGGGGAGCAACTGGCAGTCCAGCGGGGGAGAGAGCGGCAGCAGGCCGAGACGGACCCCGCCACCGATGCAGGGATCATCCGCTGCTACGTCGAGGCACATGGAACGCAGGACAGCACGGCAGGGGCGTTGGAGCAGACACTGTACACTTGACAGCCCTCGGTGCTCAGCGACAGCACCATTACGCTCAGCTGCTCGGCGCAAGGCATGCTGCGGGTCGGGGTGCACGCCGCCCCTTCCGGCGATTGGCACACCGACCGCATCACTTACACGCTGGCCCCACAGTTATACCCACAGGCCGTGTTGACGGCCCTCGCGCGGCTCGCGCCGTTGAAGGCCGCACGTGTGCTGCAGACGGCCACTCAACAGCACCGAAGCAGGAGCGGCGGCAAACACTCGTCCTGTTGAGGTCCATAAGCCGCTGAAATCGGGCGTGTGGCAGCACCGCTGAACAGACCTCGCCTCGTTCGCAGGAGGTCGAAGAATCAAGAGGTGCGCCGTCGTCAGGGCAGACCGTCTTCGCGCGTGCGCCCGGATCGTCCGAACCGACTGGGGCATGACCCTCAAGGGTCGTTGAGGGGTTAATGGGACAGGTGCCCTCAAACCATCGTCGCCCGTGCGTCTGAGTCCACGTTGATGCCGCTGGCTTACTGATTGGTGTCCGTTCACTCCTCAGAAAAAACCTCTTCCCAGACGCCATTTACGTAACATAGACATACAAGAACGTGGTGGGTTGTTTGGATCTCGATCAGCCATCGGATCCTCGCACTTGTCTTGGCGCGAGTTGATTGTGCTGATGTCCGACTCTAAAGGGGAGTTAGGACCGAGCGTCCTGAAGATTGAGTGCGGTGTCAGAATCAAGTATGAGGCAGGTGCATACAGTGGCAGATGTATGTCGGCCCTGGAAGACCGCACAGAACGCGCTTGGAACCTGCGGATGAGCGATCCGCAAACGGCGCGTCAGCTGGCAGAACAGAGCCGCGAACACCCCGGCGCGGCCATCGTGCTGGCCTACGCTCAGTGGCGGGCCAGCGCCTACGATGAAGCCTTGACGCTGATCGGGCACCATGAAGAAGCGTTACGGACGCAGGAAGCGCTTCGGTGGCTCGCGCGTGCCATCGGGATTCGTGGCGATGTCCTGCTGGCCATCGGCCAGGAACGACAGGCGCTGAGCTGTTTCCAAGAGCAGTTCCGGCTGGCACAGCAGGTTCAGGACGTTGAAATGGAGGGACTTGCGCATAACGACACCGGCGTCCTCCTCATCTGGGACGATCCCGAGCGGGCTGCCCAACGGTTTCAGTTAGCGTACGAGCTCTTCAAAGGCGCAGGAGCGGGCCATGAGGCGAACCTGGGCCTCTGTGCCCTCAACCTCAGCGTCGCGCACCGTGAGCTGGGACATCATGACCTCAGCGATATCTTTCTCCGGGAGGCAGAGGCACTGATTTTGAGTGCGCGGGCGTGGCCGTACTGGATCGGAGTTATCAACCAGCGGCTGCTGCGCCTCGCAGGG
Above is a genomic segment from Deinococcus ruber containing:
- a CDS encoding putative bifunctional diguanylate cyclase/phosphodiesterase; translation: MAAAAFDSTVALIVVLDRAGQIVRFNAACERLSGYHERDVLGQVLWPLVLDPPTAHWAAAAFANLTPGQPLSTYQNDWLTATGEHRHIMWETTYLLDAAGDIDLVVATGIDLTEEHRTQHEQQESEARFRALFDRSADGVVLIDPHDPLIPWRIVDCNAAFARMNGYPPERLIGHSIDLLHETPLMATQGPQLLTWIRTQGEHARGEGTHRHADGRVFPIESSSCVITLGGRELVLGIDRDISERKHAQAQLQALNERLAHDASHDVLTGLPNRAMLLERLDTELRRAARSETAVAVMFVDLDGFKHVNDTLGHAAGDTVLRTVATRLQCLLRPSDTVARVGGDEFVVVLPDMNMAHDAARVAQRLQAEVSRPMPIQGMDITINCSIGISVSPQDGHDVDTLLRHADLAMYDIKKAGKHAVCFYEPIMNAEAQARLQTETRLRAAIMRQTLTVHYQPQVDVISGHWLGLEALARWTDADLGVVSPDEFIPVAEETGLIMPLGAWVLNEACRQAAAWTLRVPMAVNVSPLQIVHPEFVDIVAQALDRYGMSPQLLKLEVTERLGLHESVLAAESMGRLRSLGVTLSLDDFGAGQSAVASLLELAFQEVKLDRSLLANVTDDPASWQVLGALLALARGLNLSVVMEGVETPLQLHVVRTLGCTVAQGYLTGCPSPPTEMAQLLAFGSATRPAN
- a CDS encoding ArsR/SmtB family transcription factor produces the protein MAVSGRKQFTIRGEIAKRVIRALDSDIRILILGILSHEVMNLTELTAALGLPLSTVGFHVKHLEDAGLLHVEYVPGSRGSQKLVSKRYDEILFELPGAAIQASAEENVVEISMPIGNYSHFDVRPTCGLASETKIIAMLDDPRSFFEPDHVHAQILWFGGGYVEYQFPNNIPVGAEIQELELSMEVCSEAPQYALDWPSDITVWINDQEIGTWTSPADFGGVRTSLTPDWWITDQTTYGLLKRWRVDQQRSYIDGQALLDTNIETLKLRGRNYIKVRIGIKDDARHKGGVNLFGRKFGNYPQDIVMHLRYQFDDNARHYKLQ
- a CDS encoding transposase, which codes for MIRDQTKLDTQDQQVLAAINARSEVVSCAHDLTQAFTRLMRERQPQALEPWFQSAKTSGLPDFVTFARGLERDVVALKAALLLRWSNGPVEGIFNNIKLIKRQAYGRASFQLLRQRVLMAMWRAIIKNDGERVRGFTPVLRHRQTPTWTPLADTPSASDPCFQGMDAPSPPRLWPRPPTTKSEGTSMDRGGTFTGA
- a CDS encoding response regulator transcription factor → MTQLHVLIIDDDDDIARLLQLDLQDAGYHTSRADSVVKGLILAREHAPDLLLLDLGLPDGDGRDVLTRLRKNSQVPIIVLTARDVIEEKVELLTLGADDYVVKPFQLQELLARIAVQFRQEVEASLQVSGLEVRLQQRLVLYGGQELPLTPTEFELLALLMQQPGRVYSRQELIETLRTKETLRENSNVMDVHMANLRSKLRDHGAYSYLRTVRGYGYALRGPQSIDPL
- a CDS encoding GAF domain-containing protein, which produces MTVDADLPAAQALRTGTPLWLADHAAARYPRMQQMVEAYQLQALACLPLSRSNRLFGVLVLDFTVPQTFDSDLRALLLSAAEETGQALGRTGVLSARRRPGPVGARDATAEPIH